In Solanum stenotomum isolate F172 chromosome 6, ASM1918654v1, whole genome shotgun sequence, one DNA window encodes the following:
- the LOC125866563 gene encoding conserved oligomeric Golgi complex subunit 7, which produces MMVDLSSFSDEKFDPKKWINSACQSRHPQDPLDKHLMDLEMKLQMVSEEIAASLEEQSAAALLRVPRANRDVIRLRDDALSLRSSLSAILLKLKKAEGSSAESVATLAKVDTVKRRMEAAYETLQDAAGLTQLSSTVEEVFASGDLPRAAETLANMRHCLSAVGEVAEFANIRRQLEVLEDRLDSVVQPRLTDALSNRKVDVAQEMRAILLRIGRFKSLELHYTMVHLKPIKRLWEDFDLRQQANKVANEKSEMDRLSNSQDFQPSMISFSSWLTSFYDELLLYLEQEWKWCMFAFPEEYRTLVPNLLIEAMSTIGMSFASLINLAIGDAVPETKALAKGIIDISNGDLPKGAKIQTKHLEALIELHNTTGSFARNIQHLFSDADPQVFLDALKAVYLPYESFKRRYGQMERAVLSSEIAGLDLRGAAVTLVGVQGVELSETVRRMEESIPQVILLLEAAVERCINFTGGSEVDELILVLDDVMLQYISTLQENVKSLRAVCGLDVDAISTKKDTGAERREAASNARKVDFTSSEEEWSFVQGALQILTVADCLTSRSSVFEASLKATLARLSTNLSLSIFGSSIDQNKPDVVNDDGNGQLSVARKAALDVAAVRLVDIPEKARKLLNLLEQSKDPRFHALPVASQRVTAFTDAVNELVYDVLISKIRQHFNDLSRLPIWSSIEEHSLRPLPTFSAYPQSYVTGVGEYLLTLPQQLEPLVENISNSDPNADEAQYFATEWMFKVAEGATALYMEQLRGIQYITDRGAQQLSVDIEYLSNVLSALSMPIPTCLATFQTCFSTPKDQLKDLIKSDSGNQLDLPTANLVCKMRRISLE; this is translated from the exons ATGATGGTGGATCTGAGTTCCTTCTCCGACGAGAAATTTGATCCCAAAAAATGGATAAACTCAGCGTGCCAGTCACGACATCCACAGGATCCACTGGACAAACACTTGATGGATCTGGAAATGAAGCTTCAGATGGTGTCCGAAGAGATCGCCGCTTCCCTGGAGGAGCAAAGCGCCGCCGCACTCCTCCGTGTCCCCCGCGCCAATCGAGATGTCATCCGCCTTCGTGACGATGCTCTCTCCCTTCGCTCTTCTCTCTCTGCCATCCTCCTAAAACTTAAAAAA GCTGAGGGATCGTCTGCTGAATCTGTAGCTACACTAGCAAAAGTTGATACTGTCAAGCGGAGAATGGAAGCTGCATATGAGACATTGCAG GATGCTGCTGGTTTAACTCAATTAAGTTCAACAGTGGAGGAAGTATTTGCTAGTGGTGACCTTCCACGAGCTGCAGAAACTCTGGCTAATATGAGGCACTGCTTGTCTGCCGTTGGAGAG GTTGCTGAATTTGCCAATATTAGGAGGCAACTTGAAGTTTTAGAAGATAGACTAGACTCAGTGGTTCAACCTCGATTAACAGATGCTCTAAGCAATCGAAAG GTTGATGTTGCCCAAGAAATGCGTGCAATTCTACTGAGAATTGGGAGATTCAAGTCGTTAGAGCTGCACTACACCATGGTCCACCTCAAACCAATAAAGCGGCTTTGGGAAGATTTTGACTTGAGGCAGCAGGCAAATAAAGTTGCAAATGAGAAAAGTGAAATGGATAGACTATCAAATTCTCAGGATTTTCAACCGTCCATGATATCATTCTCAAGTTGGCTGACTAGTTTCTACGATGAATTGTTGCTTTATCTTGAACAGGAGTGGAAGTG GTGTATGTTTGCCTTTCCAGAAGAATACAGAACTCTTGTACCAAACCTACTAATCGAAGCAATGTCAACTATTGGTATGAGCTTTGCATCACTGATCAACCTTGCCATTGGGGATGCCGTGCCTGAGACAAAAGCCTTGGCCAAAG GTATAATTGACATTTCAAATGGAGATTTGCCAAAAGGTGCCAAGATTCAGACTAAACATTTGGAAGCCCTTATTGAACTTCATAATACAACAGGGAGCTTTGCTAGGAACATTCAACACCTGTTTTCAGATGCTGATCCTCAAGTTTTTTTGGATGCTCTGAAGGCAGTGTACCTTCCTTATGAATCTTTCAAAAGGCG ATATGGACAGATGGAGCGTGCAGTTCTCTCTAGTGAGATTGCAGGACTTGATCTCAGAGGAGCTGCTGTTACTCTTGTGGGAGTCCAGGGAGTTGAACTTAGTGAAACTGTACGAAGGATGGAAGAGTCAATTCCACAAGTCATTTTGCTTCTTGAAGCAGCAGTTGAAAGATGCATCAACTTTACTGGTGGTTCTGAGGTTGATGAGTTAATTCTCGTGCTGGATGATGTCATGCTACAGTATATTTCCACTTTGCAGGAGAATGTAAAATCATTGAGAGCTGTTTGTGGACTGGATGTGGATGCTATTAGTACAAAGAAAGATACAGGAGCAGAAAGAAGGGAAGCAGCTTCAAATGCACGTAAAGTTGACTTCACATCAAGTGAGGAGGAGTGGTCATTTGTTCAAGGTGCACTGCAGATCCTCACAGTTGCTGATTGTTTAACCAGCAGATCTTCAGTCTTTGAAGCTTCCCTCAAGGCTACTCTTGCTAGGTTGAGTACaaacctctctctctcaatTTTTGGGTCAAGTATTGATCAAAACAAGCCAGATGTAGTCAATGATGATGGAAATGGGCAATTATCTGTGGCTCGAAAGGCTGCCTTGGATGTGGCAGCTGTGAGACTGGTCGATATTCCTGAAAAGGCTCGGAAGCTTCTTAATTTATTGGAGCAG TCTAAAGATCCCAGGTTCCACGCACTTCCAGTAGCATCTCAACGAGTTACAGCTTTCACAGACGCAGTCAATGAGCTTGTTTATGATGTTCTCATTTCAAAAATACGGCAGCACTTCAATGATTTGTCACGGCTGCCCATATGGTCATCTATTGAAGAACATAGTCTAAGGCCCCTCCCAACCTTCAGTGCATACCCCCAATCTTATGTGACTGGCGTTGGTGAATATCTCCTTACTTTACCCCAACAGCTAGAGCCTCTTGTAGAGAATATCTCCAACAGCGATCCCAATGCTGATGAGGCTCAGTACTTTGCAACTGAATGGATGTTCAAG GTTGCTGAAGGTGCCACGGCACTTTACATGGAACAGCTTCGAGGGATCCAGTATATAACAGATCGTGGAGCACAACAACTTTCTGTTGATATTGAGTATCTAAGCAATGTACTTTCAGCTCTATCAATGCCAATTCCTACATGTCTTGCTACATTCCAGACATGTTTTTCAACACCTAAAGATCAGCTCAAGGATCTTATAAAATCAGATTCAGGGAATCAGCTTGATCTTCCTACTGCTAACCTCGTCTGCAAGATGCGACGTATCAGTTTAGAATAA